A single genomic interval of Camelina sativa cultivar DH55 chromosome 11, Cs, whole genome shotgun sequence harbors:
- the LOC104728173 gene encoding uncharacterized protein LOC104728173 codes for MDNNPPPAADHNGNDQHNDEQVPHHVPRQAPLIGAYDAPNVNGHQTGIRAPPVENNHFEIKASLINMVQGSKFHGLAMEDPLDHLDQFDRFCGTVKINDISEDAFKLRLFPFSLGDKAHIWEKNLPHNTITSWDQCKKASLSKFFSTTRTSRLRNEISSFAQKGNESFCEAWERFKGYISQCSHHGFSMESQLSTLYRGVLPKYRMLLDTASNVNFLGQNAAQGMLLVENLAQSDGNYGEDYDRTPRDYTDMNEKQRKEIKALNDKMDKMILANQKIVHFVTESDVYQGYQEGMDACVEGQEEVNYVGGQGYNKFNPNYHNHPNLSYRSTNVDNPQDQSYPPQKPPGFPSQPNYHPKPQGNYHPKPQGNYQAKSQSYSQPQQQMNTPHPQGQVDDTTALLRQILEGQGRGAIELATQMKAMHHKVENVYGELNAKIERLQTQVQGQASSSSTRQMGSLAGKPEPNPKEIINAIMLRSGKQLPTNELNRDFETKGGEVVVEIEDDDELVVKYLGKYKEADEVVVDKGKSKVVEEPKQDNTINEVFKKSKEIAKETLFVPPPYEPRLPFPGRFKKQQVDKYRAMFDAQMKDVAITMPIIDAFLLNPSYNKFLKDAVLEKKKALQGMVILTHECGAIIQNKVVAKKLEDPGSFTLPCTLGPLSFSHCLCDMGSSVSLMSLSVAKRLVSLTTRSA; via the coding sequence ATGGACAACAATCCTCCTCCTGCTGCTGATCATAATGGAAATGACCAGCACAATGATGAACAAGTTCCTCACCATGTACCAAGACAAGCTCCTCTCATTGGAGCTTATGATGCACCAAATGTCAATGGACACCAAACTGGTATTAGAGCTCCACCAGTTGAGAACAATCACTTTGAGATCAAAGCCAGTCTTATCAACATGGTGCAAGGATCAAAATTTCATGGTTTGGCAATGGAAGACCCCCTTGATCACTTGGATCAATTTGATAGGTTTTGTGGAACTGTTAAGATCAATGATATCTCTGAAGATGCCTTCAAGCttcgcctcttcccattctctcttGGTGATAAGGCTCACATATGGGAGAAGAATCTACCTCACAACACCATCACCTCTTGGGATCAATGTAAGAAGGCTTCCCTCTCCAAATTCTTCTCTACTACAAGAACATCAAGGTTAAGAAATGAGATATCAAGCTTTGCTCAAAAGggaaatgagagtttttgtgaagcatgggaaagaTTCAAGGGGTACATCTCTCAATGTTCACATCATGGTTTCTCCATGGAGTCACAATTGAGTACACTCTATAGAGGAGTTCTGCCTAAGTATAGAATGCTACTTGATACAGCAAGCAATGTGAacttcttgggtcaaaatgcTGCACAAGGAATGTTgttggttgagaatcttgctcaaagtgATGGGAACTATGGAgaggattatgatagaactCCAAGGGACTATACTGATATGAATGAGAAACAACGCAAGGAGATCAAAGCATTGAATGACAAGATGGATAAGATGATTCTTGCCAATCAAAAGATAGTCCACTTTGTTACAGAGAGTGATGTCTATCAAGGATATCAAGAAGGTATGGATGCTTGTGTTGAGGGACAAGAAGAGGTCAACTATGTAGGTGGCCAAGGgtataacaagttcaatccCAATTACCACAACCACCCTAACCTCTCTTACCGCAGCACCAATGTGGATAACCCACAAGATCAGAGTTATCCACCACAAAAACCACCTGGTTTTCCTTCCCAACCCAACTATCATCCAAAACCTCAAGGGAATTATCATCCAAAACCTCAAGGGAATTACCAAGCCAAATCTCAAAGCTATTCCCAACCTCAACAACAAATGAATACACCACATCCTCAAGGTCAAGTAGATGACACAACTGCTCTACTTAGACAAATCCTTGAAGGACAAGGAAGAGGTGCCATTGAACTTGCCACACAAATGAAGGCCATGCACCACAAGGTTGAAAATGTCTATGGTGAGTTAAATGCTAAGATTGAGAGACTGCAAACACAAGTCCAAGGACAAGcttcctcatcatcaacaaGACAAATGGGTTCATTAGCAGGAAAACCTGAACCAAACCCAAAGGAAATTATCAATGCAATAATGCTGAGAAGTGGTAAGCAACTACCTACTAATGAGCTCAATAGGGACTTTGAGACTAAAGGAGGGGAGGTAGTGGTtgagattgaagatgatgatgagttggTAGTGAAATACTTAGGTAAATACAAAGAAGCTGATGAAGTTGTGGTTGACAAAGGCAAGAGTAAAGTGGTTGAGGAACCAAAGCAAGACAACACCATTAATGAAGTTTTCAAGAAGAGTAAAGAGATTGCCAAGGAGACTCTATTTGTGCCTCCACCTTATGAGCCAAGACTACCATTTCCTGGTAGATTTAAGAAGCAACAAGTGGACAAGTATAGAGCTATGTTTGATGCTCAAATGAAAGATGTTGCAATCACAATGCCAATCATTGATGCATTTTTGCTGAACCCATCATACAACAAGTTCCTCAAAGATGCAgtattggaaaagaagaaagctctTCAAGGAATGGTAATCTTAACCCATGAGTGTGGTGCTATCATTCAAAACAAGGTAGTagcaaagaagcttgaagatcctggTAGCTTCACTCTCCCTTGCACATTGGGACCTCTATCTTTTAGCCATTGTTTATGTGATATGGGGTCTAGTGTAAGCTTGATGTCTCTATCAGTTGCCAAAAGACTAGTTTCACTCACTACAAGAAGTGCATGA